The DNA segment CTTGCGCGTACGCTGCCCTTTTTATCAGATCAGCACGCAGGCATCATCGAAATTATTGATCGGCCCTGCCCTGCAAAGTAGCTATCCTTTGCCTCTGCATGGCCTCAAAGTCTTCCACCATGCGTTCATAAGGTTCCTGCATCAGGTGGGACGAGATCACAAAATCTGCTGAAGCCCTGTTACAGGCAATCGGTATGTTGTAAACAACCGCAATGCGCAGCAACGCCTTTACATCCACATCATGAGGATGAGGCTCGAGAGGGTCCCAGAAGAAAACAACCATATCGATCCCGCCCTCCGCGATCTTGGCCCCGATCTGCTGATCTCCGCCCAGAGGACCACTCTTGAAGCAGCGTATTTCTACACCCAATGCTGCAGAAAGCAGGGAGCCGGTACTGCCGGTGGCATATAATTCATGCCTGGCCAACAGGTCCTTGTTATATCGTGCCCACTCCAGAAGCGCCTTCTTCATATTGTCATGTGCAACAAGGACGATCCGTTTTGAGTTCTTCATGGTTACAACGTTCATATGATCATCTGCTTTCATGGTCTTCACCTCTTTTTTTTGTACCGCTTTCTATGAAAGTCCGAGCGCTATTTTTCTTTCTCTGTCACAACTGCTTCCTTTATCCATGCTTCTATTCTTGCTTTGATCTCATTACGGATTATTCTCGTTGCCTGCAATTTTTCATCATGCGTCCCTTCGATGGTTGAAGGATCGGAGAAGTTCCAATGCAGCCTTTTTGCATAGCCCGGAAATATCGGGCATCGGTTATTGCTGGTCTCATCGCAGACCGCTACTACAAAGTGGAACAGTTTTCCCTGCTTGATGAAGTCGAAAACACCTTTGGTTACATGCTGCGAAATATCAATCCCGATCTCCTTCATAACTTCGACCACAAGCGGATTCAGCACTCCAGGTTCAAGCCCTGCACTTTCAGCCTCGAACCTGTCACCGGCCAGTAAGTTTAAAAATGCCTCGGCCATCTGGCTGCGCGCGCTATTGTGAATACATACAAAAAGCACCTTCTTCTTTTCCATGACTATTACCTCAAATCAGCAGCAATAAGGTTCGCATAAGACCCGAATTCGATCATGTTCTGCAAGGACTGCTTATATACTGAACATGCTTCATGACGATGGCTCATGCACAATTTAACGGTGAAGCCTTCCATGTCCTTGATCAGACTACAGGTGATAGTGCAAACAGACCCTTCCTTACTGCCCTTAAGGTTTGGACAGAGAACAAAGCCAATTGTACTCATATCTTTTTTCTCCTTTTTTTTAGTATAAAATACTGATTGTTAAAAAAATGTTACAGCAATATTAAGAATTGCACCGGCAAGGGAAAAACAAGGCCGGAATATCAGCGTTCCCGCAGTATTCTGGCCAGAAATACGGGGCAGTTATCATAATTATCAGTAGAACAGTAATTCATTCTATTACCTGAACCGATAATCATTGATGACAATGAGGCCATACAGATATTAGTCTCTGTTTCGCTGTAGGGACAAACGTCAAGGGCTGCTGAACTTCTGTACGTTTCAAGCTGAAGCGACAACATAATTCACCTCCTTTCTATGTTTTTGACCATGCCAGCCTTGTTCTGATAGCTGTCACGATCCTCGGACCCCGTACTGCCCTGCCTTTCTCAGGATAGGGGGACAGCAGCGAGTCCTTTCCGATAATGTATCGATTGCCTCTCCAGGCTACGGTGCTGCTCAGGATCGGCACGAACCATGCGACGCCTATGATGAGGTCCTTGATCGGGGATAACAGATAGAGCAGGGGATTCATATCCGCACAAAGCTTCTTGCCAATATAGTAGTCATGAGCTATTTTCAGGGCGCTGACCGTGGCAGCCAACAACAGAGATAGCCAGGATATCGGCATTAATACCAGCGG comes from the Nitrospirota bacterium genome and includes:
- a CDS encoding methylglyoxal synthase is translated as MNVVTMKNSKRIVLVAHDNMKKALLEWARYNKDLLARHELYATGSTGSLLSAALGVEIRCFKSGPLGGDQQIGAKIAEGGIDMVVFFWDPLEPHPHDVDVKALLRIAVVYNIPIACNRASADFVISSHLMQEPYERMVEDFEAMQRQRIATLQGRADQ
- a CDS encoding arsenate reductase ArsC, producing the protein MEKKKVLFVCIHNSARSQMAEAFLNLLAGDRFEAESAGLEPGVLNPLVVEVMKEIGIDISQHVTKGVFDFIKQGKLFHFVVAVCDETSNNRCPIFPGYAKRLHWNFSDPSTIEGTHDEKLQATRIIRNEIKARIEAWIKEAVVTEKEK